A genomic region of Anas acuta chromosome 1, bAnaAcu1.1, whole genome shotgun sequence contains the following coding sequences:
- the CWC15 gene encoding spliceosome-associated protein CWC15 homolog: MTTAARPTFEPARGGRGKGEGDLSQLSKQYSSRDLPSHTKIKYRQTTQDAPEEVRNRDFRRELEERERVAAREKNRDRPTREHTTSSSVSKKPRLDQIPAANLDADDPLTDEDDEDEDLEDSDDDDTAALLAELEKIKKERAEEQARKEQEQKAEEERIRMENILSGNPLLNLTGPAQPQANFKVKRRWDDDVVFKNCAKGIDESKKDKRFVNDTLRSEFHKKFMEKYIK, from the exons ATGACGACAGCAGCAAGGCCCACCTTTGAGCCTgcgagaggaggaagaggaaaaggcgAAGGAGACTTAAGCCAGCTATCCAAGCAGTATTCCAGCAGAGACCTTCCCTCTCATACTAAAATCAAATACAG ACAGACCACTCAGGATGCTCCTGAAGAGGTGCGTAACCGTGACTTCAGGAGGGAGCTGGAAGAGAGGGAACGGGTTGCtgcaagagaaaagaacagagaCAGACCAACAAGAG AGCACACGACATCATCTTCAGTGTCCAAGAAGCCTCGACTAGACCAGATTCCTGCAGCAAATCTTGATGCAGACGATCCTCTTACTGAT GAGGATGATGAAGATGAGGACTTGGAAGACAGTGACGATGATGACACTGCAGCTCTTCTGgctgaactggaaaaaattaAGAAGGAGCGAGCTGAGGAACAGGCTCGAAAG GAGcaagagcaaaaggctgaagaAGAACGAATTCGAATGGAGAACATCCTAAGCGGCAACCCGCTGCTGAACCTTACGGGCCCAGCGCAGCCTCAAGCAAACTTCAAAGTGAAGAGGAG atggGATGACGATGTTGTCTTCAAGAACTGTGCCAAGGGAATAGATGAATcaaaaaaggacaaaagatTCGTCAATGATACCCTGCGATCAGAATTTCACAAAAAGTTCATGGAAAAATACATCAAGTAG